From the genome of Orcinus orca chromosome 5, mOrcOrc1.1, whole genome shotgun sequence, one region includes:
- the RPL15 gene encoding 60S ribosomal protein L15 translates to MGAYKYIQELWRKKQSDVMRFLLRVRCWQYRQLSALHRAPRPTRPDKARRLGYKAKQGYVIYRVRVRRGGRKRPVPKGATYGKPVHHGVNQLKFARSLQSVAEERAGRHCGALRVLNSYWVGEDSTYKFFEVILIDPFHKAIRRNPDTQWITKPVHKHREMRGLTSAGRKSRGLGKGHKFHHTIGGSRRAAWRRRNTLQLHRYR, encoded by the exons ATGGGTGCTTACAAGTACATCCAGGAGCTGTGGAGGAAGAAGCAGTCGGACGTGATGCGCTTTCTGCTCAGGGTGCGCTGCTGGCAGTACCGCCAGCTCTCGGCGCTGCACCGGGCCCCGCGCCCCACCCGGCCCGACAAGGCGCGCAGGCTGGGCTACAAGGCCAAGCAAG GTTACGTGATATATCGCGTTCGCGTGCGCCGCGGTGGCCGCAAACGGCCGGTCCCGAAGGGCGCCACCTACGGCAAGCCCGTCCACCATGGCGTCAACCAGCTCAAGTTTGCCCGGAGCCTTCAGTCTGTTGCCGAG GAGAGAGCTGGACGCCACTGTGGGGCCCTGAGGGTCCTGAATTCTTACTGGGTGGGTGAAGATTCTACGTACAAATTTTTTGAGGTTATCCTCATTGATCCCTTCCATAAAGCTATCAGAAGAAACCCTGACACCCAGTGGATCACCAAACCAGTCCACAAGCACAGGGAGATGCGGGGGCTGACGTCTGCAGGCAGGAAGAGCCGCGGCCTCGGCAAGGGCCACAAGTTCCACCACACGATCGGTGGTTCTCGCCGCGCAGCCTGGAGAAGGCGCAATACTCTCCAGCTCCACCGCTACCGCTAA